One region of Thiomonas intermedia genomic DNA includes:
- the trxB gene encoding thioredoxin-disulfide reductase, producing the protein MTSKHAKVLILGSGPAGYSAAVYAARANLNPLLVTGLAQGGQLMTTTEVDNWPADVDGVQGPDLMARFQAHAERFNTEIVFDHIHTAHLSEKPIRLEGDSGVYTCDTLIIATGASAKYLGLPTEEAFMGKGVSGCATCDGFFYRNQPVCVVGGGNTAVEEALYLANIASKVTVIHRRDKFRAEPILVDKLMARAAEGKVELKLWSELQEVLGDNSGVTGVRIRNSQTGANEDIALSGCFIAIGHQPNTDIFKGQLDMKDGYIITRGGNEGMATATSVPGVFAAGDVQDHVYRQAITSAGTGCMAALDAQRHLENVES; encoded by the coding sequence ATGACATCGAAACACGCCAAAGTACTCATTCTGGGCTCCGGCCCCGCCGGTTACAGCGCCGCCGTCTACGCGGCGCGCGCCAATCTCAACCCGCTGCTCGTCACGGGGCTGGCACAGGGCGGCCAGCTCATGACCACCACCGAAGTCGACAACTGGCCCGCCGACGTAGATGGTGTGCAGGGCCCAGACCTCATGGCCCGGTTCCAGGCGCATGCCGAGCGATTCAACACCGAAATCGTGTTCGATCACATCCACACCGCGCACCTGAGCGAAAAACCCATCCGCCTGGAAGGCGACAGCGGTGTCTACACCTGCGACACCCTGATCATCGCCACGGGAGCTTCCGCCAAGTATCTGGGACTGCCTACCGAAGAGGCCTTCATGGGCAAGGGCGTCTCCGGGTGCGCCACCTGCGACGGCTTCTTCTACCGCAACCAACCTGTGTGCGTCGTAGGTGGCGGCAACACGGCCGTCGAGGAAGCCCTTTATCTGGCCAATATCGCCAGCAAGGTGACCGTGATCCATCGCCGCGACAAGTTCCGCGCCGAACCCATTCTGGTCGACAAGCTGATGGCACGCGCTGCGGAAGGCAAGGTTGAACTCAAGCTCTGGAGCGAGCTGCAGGAAGTGCTTGGCGACAACAGCGGCGTGACGGGTGTGCGCATCCGCAACAGCCAGACCGGCGCAAACGAAGACATCGCGTTGAGCGGCTGCTTCATCGCCATCGGCCACCAACCCAACACGGACATCTTCAAAGGTCAGCTCGATATGAAGGACGGCTACATCATCACCCGCGGCGGCAACGAGGGCATGGCGACTGCGACCAGTGTGCCCGGCGTCTTCGCGGCCGGCGACGTGCAGGATCACGTCTACCGTCAGGCCATTACCAGCGCAGGCACGGGCTGCATGGCCGCACTGGACGCGCAGCGCCACCTGGAGAATGTCGAGTCCTGA
- a CDS encoding Crp/Fnr family transcriptional regulator — MSQITDIDLVRRVPLFAVLTESQAWSISQSIVKRRYKRGENIVEQGSKSNALFILLSGRARVVSMDAKGREVIIAVLHAGDYIGEMSLIDGEPHSATVQAEVQTDVMMLGRVAFLQCLPENTSMSFAIMRGLALRLRRADRKIESLALMDVYGRVARALMELTDVMQNEHVIRNKLSRQDLAKMVGASREMVSRVMKDFEQQGFVVEREDGSMLIREHLSTLL; from the coding sequence ATGTCGCAAATCACCGATATTGACCTGGTTCGGCGCGTGCCGCTGTTTGCCGTGCTCACCGAATCGCAGGCCTGGTCGATTTCGCAATCCATCGTCAAGCGCCGCTACAAGCGCGGGGAAAACATTGTCGAGCAGGGCAGCAAGTCGAACGCCCTGTTCATCCTGCTGTCGGGCCGGGCGCGGGTGGTGAGCATGGACGCCAAGGGCCGTGAAGTCATCATCGCCGTGCTGCATGCCGGCGACTACATTGGTGAGATGAGCCTGATCGACGGCGAGCCGCACAGCGCGACGGTCCAGGCCGAAGTCCAGACCGATGTGATGATGCTCGGTCGCGTGGCCTTTCTGCAGTGCCTGCCCGAGAACACGAGCATGTCCTTCGCCATCATGCGGGGGCTGGCACTTCGTCTGCGACGGGCCGACCGCAAGATTGAATCGCTGGCGCTGATGGATGTCTATGGCCGCGTGGCGCGCGCGCTGATGGAACTCACCGACGTGATGCAGAACGAGCATGTGATCCGCAACAAGCTGTCGCGCCAGGATCTGGCCAAGATGGTTGGGGCTTCGCGTGAGATGGTCAGCCGGGTGATGAAAGACTTCGAGCAGCAGGGTTTTGTGGTCGAGCGCGAGGATGGCAGCATGCTGATCCGCGAACATCTCTCCACATTGCTGTGA
- a CDS encoding DNA translocase FtsK — translation MPKIDTRRRPAATASRPEPRSRLQRFASEVRLTAAFIGWVLLSLSLLSFHKSDPSWSSSGTDGHVANWVGVVGAWLSDIAYFLLGFSALWLIPLGLYGLLRLWRRTQAEPAQVEAPGAASRWRKLQPLAAVAGLLLLPLSSAALESTRLWSLAAGLPGDAGGLLGHACGMVMDTLLGDTGGTLVLLAVFLFSLSWVGHFSWADAAEHLGRWIERLWTWQRDRRGREDDVLAGQQAMQEREKEVELQRPLVEEREVLAPVLIEPSVAFVPPSPRVLKEKQKPLFNELPDSALPALSLLDAAPAVQAETVSHETLEFTSRLIEKKLKDFGVEVRVVAAYPGPVITRYEVEPATGVKGSQIVNLSRDLARALSLVSIRVVETIPGKNTMALELPNAKRHTIKLSEILGSNNYHEAASMLTMGLGKDIVGNPVVADLAKMPHLLVAGTTGSGKSVGVNAMILSLLYKAEPSDVRLILIDPKMLELSVYDGIPHLLAPVVIDMKQAAQALNWCVGEMERRYKLMSKLGVRNLAGYNTKVQEARARGEPLTNPFSLTPESPEPLEKLPNIVVVIDELADLMMVVGKKIEELIARLAQKARASGIHLILATQRPSVDVITGLIKANIPTRMAFQVSSKIDSRTILDQMGAESLLGMGDMLYLPPGSGMPQRVHGAFVSDAEVHRVVEDIKSRGGPNYLDGILTGEEDLEGAGGALGGAGQADGESDPLYDQAVQIVLQHRKASISLVQRHLRIGYNRSARLLEQMEQSGLVSALTANGNRDILVPVRSE, via the coding sequence ATGCCGAAAATCGATACACGCCGCCGCCCCGCCGCGACGGCTTCCCGTCCTGAACCGCGCAGCCGCCTGCAGCGCTTTGCCAGCGAAGTCCGTCTGACGGCGGCCTTCATCGGCTGGGTCCTGCTCAGCCTGAGCCTGTTGAGTTTTCACAAATCCGATCCGTCCTGGTCCAGTTCGGGCACCGACGGCCATGTGGCCAACTGGGTCGGCGTGGTCGGGGCCTGGTTGTCCGACATCGCCTATTTTCTGCTCGGATTCTCGGCGCTTTGGCTCATTCCCCTGGGGCTGTACGGCTTGCTGCGGCTGTGGCGCAGAACGCAGGCCGAACCGGCGCAGGTAGAGGCGCCGGGGGCCGCGAGCCGATGGCGCAAGCTGCAGCCCCTGGCCGCAGTTGCGGGGCTGCTGCTGTTGCCGCTGTCGAGTGCTGCGCTGGAATCGACGCGGCTGTGGAGTCTGGCCGCCGGCCTGCCTGGCGATGCCGGGGGCCTTTTGGGCCATGCTTGCGGCATGGTGATGGACACCCTGCTGGGCGACACGGGCGGGACGCTGGTGCTGCTGGCCGTCTTTCTGTTCTCGTTGAGCTGGGTCGGCCATTTTTCGTGGGCCGATGCGGCCGAACATCTGGGCCGCTGGATCGAGCGGCTGTGGACCTGGCAGCGCGACCGGCGCGGGCGCGAAGACGATGTGCTTGCGGGCCAGCAGGCCATGCAGGAGCGCGAGAAGGAAGTCGAGCTGCAGCGGCCTCTGGTGGAGGAGCGGGAGGTGCTGGCCCCTGTGCTCATCGAGCCCTCGGTGGCGTTTGTGCCGCCTTCGCCGCGCGTCCTCAAGGAAAAGCAGAAGCCGCTGTTCAATGAATTGCCCGACTCGGCCCTGCCAGCCCTGAGTCTGCTCGATGCCGCCCCGGCGGTGCAGGCTGAGACGGTCAGCCACGAGACGCTGGAGTTCACCTCGCGCCTCATCGAGAAGAAGCTCAAGGATTTCGGCGTGGAGGTGCGCGTGGTGGCGGCCTATCCCGGCCCGGTGATCACGCGCTACGAGGTGGAGCCGGCCACCGGCGTGAAAGGCTCGCAGATCGTCAACCTGTCGCGCGATCTGGCGCGAGCCTTGTCGCTGGTGAGCATCCGGGTGGTCGAAACCATTCCGGGCAAGAACACCATGGCGCTGGAATTGCCCAATGCCAAGCGGCATACCATCAAGCTGTCGGAAATTCTCGGCTCCAACAATTACCACGAAGCCGCCTCGATGCTGACCATGGGCCTGGGCAAGGACATCGTGGGCAACCCGGTGGTGGCCGATCTGGCCAAGATGCCCCATTTGCTGGTGGCCGGCACCACCGGTTCGGGCAAGTCCGTCGGCGTGAACGCCATGATTCTGAGCCTGCTGTACAAGGCCGAACCCAGCGATGTGCGCCTGATTCTGATCGATCCGAAAATGCTCGAACTCAGCGTGTACGACGGCATTCCGCATCTGCTCGCGCCCGTGGTGATCGATATGAAGCAGGCGGCCCAGGCGTTGAACTGGTGTGTGGGCGAAATGGAACGTCGCTACAAGCTCATGAGCAAGCTCGGCGTGCGCAATCTCGCGGGCTACAACACCAAGGTGCAGGAGGCCCGGGCGCGCGGCGAACCCCTGACCAATCCCTTCAGCCTCACCCCCGAGTCGCCCGAACCGCTGGAGAAGCTGCCCAACATCGTGGTCGTCATCGACGAACTGGCCGATCTGATGATGGTGGTGGGCAAGAAGATCGAGGAGCTCATCGCGCGTCTGGCGCAGAAGGCTCGGGCTTCGGGCATCCATCTCATCCTGGCCACCCAGCGACCCAGCGTGGACGTGATCACCGGGCTGATCAAGGCCAATATTCCCACCCGCATGGCCTTTCAGGTGTCGAGCAAGATCGATTCGCGCACCATCCTCGACCAGATGGGCGCGGAGAGCCTGCTGGGCATGGGCGACATGCTTTACCTGCCGCCCGGCTCGGGCATGCCGCAGCGGGTGCATGGTGCGTTCGTCAGCGACGCCGAAGTGCACCGCGTGGTCGAAGACATCAAGAGCCGAGGCGGACCGAACTATCTCGACGGCATTCTCACGGGCGAGGAAGATCTGGAAGGTGCCGGCGGCGCACTGGGCGGTGCGGGCCAGGCGGATGGCGAGAGCGACCCGCTCTACGATCAGGCCGTGCAAATCGTGCTGCAGCATCGCAAGGCGTCGATTTCTCTGGTGCAGCGTCATCTTCGCATCGGCTACAACCGTTCTGCCCGACTCCTGGAACAGATGGAGCAATCCGGACTGGTGTCGGCGCTGACGGCCAACGGCAATCGCGACATCCTGGTGCCGGTGCGGTCGGAGTGA
- the lolA gene encoding outer membrane lipoprotein chaperone LolA has protein sequence MNTRWRTSLLRLFLTGGLLGVCLPAAFAANSVQLLEQWLQQTRGGSAQFTQTVSNPKGPAQAPAAGQFAFERPDRFRWDYTKPYTQIIVSDGKQLWTYDHDLDQVTITPVTQAFKGTPAAIFAGTDLTRLFTLQAQADAAGLQWVQATPKAKDSNFDWIRIGLRSTPRGPEVVELQLRDAFGQISTMRFTAMQTNPTFASGSFRFTPPKGASVIQQP, from the coding sequence ATGAACACGCGCTGGCGCACCTCGCTGTTGCGGCTTTTTCTCACGGGCGGCCTGCTCGGCGTCTGTCTGCCTGCGGCCTTCGCGGCCAACTCGGTGCAACTGCTCGAGCAGTGGCTGCAGCAGACGCGGGGCGGCAGCGCCCAGTTCACGCAGACCGTGAGCAATCCCAAGGGGCCGGCGCAGGCGCCCGCGGCAGGGCAGTTTGCGTTCGAGCGTCCCGACCGCTTCCGCTGGGACTACACCAAGCCCTACACCCAGATCATCGTCAGCGACGGCAAGCAGCTCTGGACCTATGACCACGACCTCGATCAGGTGACGATCACGCCGGTCACGCAGGCGTTCAAGGGCACGCCCGCGGCCATCTTCGCCGGCACCGACCTGACCCGGCTGTTCACCCTGCAGGCCCAGGCCGATGCCGCCGGTTTGCAATGGGTGCAGGCCACGCCCAAGGCGAAGGACAGCAACTTCGACTGGATTCGCATCGGCCTGCGCAGCACGCCCCGCGGCCCTGAAGTCGTCGAGCTTCAACTGCGCGATGCTTTCGGTCAAATCTCCACCATGCGCTTTACCGCCATGCAGACCAATCCGACCTTCGCGTCCGGCAGCTTCCGCTTCACCCCGCCCAAGGGCGCCTCGGTCATCCAGCAGCCTTGA
- a CDS encoding replication-associated recombination protein A — protein MSDSPGLFDDADLPAPDRLPKLQGAHAPLAERLRPHHLDEVVGQRHLLGPGKPLRVAFETGRLHSMLFWGPPGVGKTTLARLMADAFDADFLPLSAVLAGVKDIRDAVAQAQAALQRGRSTIVFVDEVHRFNKSQQDAFLPHVESGLFTFIGATTENPSFEVNSALLSRAVVYVLEPLDAGDLQLLMQRALEGTEVGAIEVAAQERLIRHADGDARRLLGALELALQAAVRATQEVLSAELLEQTLGATLLRFDKGGEQTYDLISALHKSVRGSDVDASLYWFARMLEGGADPRYLARRLIRMAVEDIGLADPKALTLALEAAQTYERLGSPEGELALAEAVVYLAVTPKSNAVYKAYNAARAFARDQGTQPVPLHLRNAPTKLMKNLGYGRDYRYAHDEPDAFVAGETYFPDGMTPPHFYQPTTRGVEERIARRLQELAERNTRGSVVSPSGTESDSAATAPPSD, from the coding sequence GTGAGCGACAGTCCAGGCCTGTTCGACGACGCGGATCTGCCCGCTCCCGACCGTTTGCCCAAACTACAGGGGGCGCATGCGCCGCTGGCCGAGCGCTTGCGCCCCCATCATCTCGACGAGGTGGTGGGACAGCGCCATTTGCTGGGGCCCGGCAAGCCGTTGCGCGTGGCCTTTGAGACGGGCCGCCTGCACTCCATGCTGTTCTGGGGGCCTCCGGGCGTGGGCAAAACCACGCTGGCGCGCTTGATGGCCGATGCCTTCGATGCCGATTTCTTGCCTCTGTCGGCGGTGCTCGCCGGGGTGAAGGACATCCGCGACGCTGTCGCCCAGGCGCAGGCCGCGCTGCAGCGGGGAAGGTCGACCATCGTGTTCGTCGATGAGGTGCACCGGTTCAACAAGAGCCAGCAGGATGCCTTCCTGCCGCATGTCGAATCGGGGCTGTTTACCTTCATCGGCGCGACTACCGAGAACCCGTCGTTCGAGGTCAACAGCGCCTTGTTGTCGCGCGCCGTGGTCTATGTGCTCGAGCCGCTTGATGCCGGCGATCTGCAACTGCTGATGCAGCGCGCGCTCGAGGGCACCGAGGTCGGAGCGATCGAGGTCGCGGCTCAGGAGCGGCTCATCCGCCATGCCGACGGCGATGCCCGCCGCCTGTTGGGGGCACTCGAACTGGCGCTGCAGGCCGCGGTACGCGCCACGCAAGAGGTGCTCTCCGCGGAACTGCTGGAGCAGACCCTGGGCGCGACCCTGCTGCGCTTCGACAAGGGAGGCGAGCAGACCTATGACCTGATCTCGGCGCTGCACAAATCGGTCCGCGGATCGGATGTGGACGCCTCGCTCTACTGGTTCGCGCGCATGCTCGAAGGCGGCGCCGATCCCCGGTATCTGGCGCGGCGCCTGATTCGCATGGCGGTGGAAGACATCGGCCTGGCCGATCCCAAGGCCCTGACCCTCGCGCTCGAAGCCGCCCAGACCTATGAGCGGCTGGGCAGTCCGGAAGGCGAGTTGGCGCTGGCCGAAGCCGTTGTCTATCTGGCTGTCACGCCCAAGTCGAACGCGGTCTACAAGGCCTACAACGCCGCGCGTGCGTTTGCCCGCGACCAGGGCACCCAGCCGGTACCGCTGCATCTGCGCAACGCACCGACCAAACTGATGAAGAACCTGGGTTATGGCCGGGACTATCGCTATGCCCACGACGAGCCCGACGCTTTCGTTGCCGGCGAAACCTATTTTCCCGACGGCATGACGCCGCCGCACTTCTACCAGCCCACGACTCGTGGGGTGGAGGAGCGCATCGCCCGGCGACTGCAGGAACTGGCGGAGCGCAATACCCGCGGCAGTGTGGTGTCGCCTTCCGGCACAGAAAGCGACAGTGCTGCGACCGCGCCACCCAGCGACTGA
- a CDS encoding branched-chain amino acid ABC transporter permease — translation MDIFLQQIVNGLVLGSMYALIALGYTMVYGIVNLINFAHGDVMMVGALTAYSVFKLLDHLAPHLPGWLTVVIALVIAMLATGLLNYVIERVAYRPLRNAPKLAPLITAIGMSILLETLAMIIWGRDYKVFPAGLLPSNVINVGGIVITPVQIMILVVTAVLLAGLTWLVNHTKLGRAMRATAENPRVASLMGVNPNFVISSAFVIGAMLAAIAGVMWFANFATANFYMGFTPGLKAFTAAVLGGIGNLSGAMLGGVLLGLIEVLGAGYIGTLTGGVFGSNYQDIFAFIVLILVLTLRPQGLLGERVADRA, via the coding sequence ATGGATATTTTTCTTCAGCAGATCGTCAATGGTCTGGTTCTGGGCAGCATGTATGCCCTGATCGCTCTCGGGTACACCATGGTGTACGGCATCGTCAACCTCATCAATTTTGCGCATGGGGACGTGATGATGGTGGGGGCTCTCACGGCATACAGCGTGTTCAAGCTGCTCGATCATCTCGCGCCCCATTTGCCGGGCTGGCTGACGGTGGTCATCGCCCTGGTCATCGCGATGCTGGCAACGGGCCTGCTCAACTACGTCATCGAGCGGGTGGCTTACCGACCCCTGCGCAACGCGCCCAAGCTGGCGCCGCTGATCACGGCCATCGGCATGTCCATCCTGCTCGAAACGCTGGCCATGATCATCTGGGGACGCGACTACAAGGTGTTCCCCGCAGGGTTGCTGCCCAGCAACGTCATCAACGTCGGCGGCATCGTCATCACCCCGGTGCAGATCATGATTCTGGTGGTCACCGCGGTGCTGCTTGCGGGCCTGACCTGGCTGGTCAATCACACCAAGCTGGGCCGGGCGATGCGTGCCACGGCGGAGAATCCGCGCGTGGCCTCGCTCATGGGCGTGAACCCCAATTTCGTGATCTCTTCGGCCTTCGTGATCGGGGCCATGCTTGCGGCCATTGCCGGGGTGATGTGGTTTGCCAACTTCGCAACGGCCAACTTCTACATGGGCTTCACGCCGGGCCTGAAGGCCTTTACCGCCGCTGTGCTGGGCGGCATCGGCAACCTTTCCGGAGCCATGCTGGGCGGGGTGCTGCTGGGGCTGATCGAGGTGTTGGGAGCCGGTTATATCGGCACCCTCACGGGCGGGGTGTTCGGCAGCAACTACCAGGACATTTTCGCCTTCATCGTGTTGATTCTGGTGCTGACCCTACGCCCGCAAGGCCTGCTGGGTGAGCGCGTGGCCGATCGCGCTTGA
- a CDS encoding ABC transporter permease subunit, translating to MQKQKNWVWIIAGAAALIALPMVLQIAGDAWVRIAAFAMLYIMLALGLNIVVGLAGLLDLGYIAFYAVGAYLYALLSSNQLTSNFDALGAMFPNGFDVSIWLVIPLAAALAASAGILLGTPVLKLRGDYLAIVTLGFGEIIRIFMNNLNAPVNITNGPQGISGIHGIHLFGWDLNQNIDIGSFTIPSVAQYYYLFLILVVGVVILSYRLQDSRIGRAWMAMREDEIAAKAMGINTRNMKLLAFSMGATFGGVAGVMFSAFQGFVSPESFSLLESIIVLAMVVIGGMGHIPGVILGAVILSVLPEALRYMGFISDWQQHAFGHVYIDSGILRQLIYALAMIVIMIMRPKGLWPAPEHGKSFTKLPTPLQDGGKA from the coding sequence ATGCAAAAACAGAAGAATTGGGTCTGGATCATCGCGGGTGCAGCAGCACTCATCGCGCTGCCCATGGTGCTGCAGATCGCAGGCGACGCCTGGGTGCGGATTGCGGCTTTTGCCATGCTCTACATCATGCTGGCGCTGGGGCTGAACATCGTGGTCGGCCTCGCCGGGCTGCTCGATCTGGGCTATATCGCGTTCTATGCGGTGGGGGCGTATCTGTACGCGCTGCTGTCGTCCAACCAGCTCACGAGCAATTTCGATGCGCTGGGTGCGATGTTCCCCAATGGTTTCGACGTGTCGATCTGGCTGGTGATTCCGCTGGCTGCGGCCTTGGCGGCCAGTGCTGGCATTCTGCTGGGCACCCCGGTGCTCAAGTTGCGCGGCGATTACCTGGCCATCGTGACGTTGGGCTTTGGCGAGATCATCCGCATTTTCATGAACAACCTGAACGCGCCGGTGAACATCACCAATGGCCCGCAGGGTATTTCAGGGATTCACGGCATTCATTTGTTCGGCTGGGATCTGAATCAAAACATCGACATCGGCAGTTTCACCATACCCTCGGTGGCGCAGTATTACTACCTGTTCCTGATTCTGGTGGTGGGCGTGGTGATTTTGAGCTACCGCCTGCAGGATTCGCGCATCGGCCGCGCCTGGATGGCGATGCGAGAAGATGAAATCGCCGCCAAGGCCATGGGCATCAATACCCGCAATATGAAGCTTCTGGCGTTTTCGATGGGGGCGACTTTCGGGGGCGTGGCCGGGGTCATGTTCTCGGCCTTCCAGGGTTTTGTCTCGCCCGAGTCGTTCTCGCTGCTCGAGTCCATCATTGTGCTGGCCATGGTGGTGATCGGTGGCATGGGCCACATTCCGGGCGTCATTCTCGGGGCCGTCATTCTGTCGGTGCTGCCCGAAGCTCTGCGCTATATGGGCTTCATCTCCGACTGGCAGCAGCATGCCTTCGGCCATGTATACATCGACAGCGGCATTCTGCGTCAGCTCATCTATGCGCTGGCCATGATCGTGATCATGATCATGCGCCCCAAAGGCCTGTGGCCTGCGCCCGAACATGGCAAGAGTTTCACCAAGCTGCCCACCCCGCTGCAGGATGGAGGCAAAGCATGA
- a CDS encoding ABC transporter ATP-binding protein, with protein sequence MSETSVLRVSGASKRFGGLQALNDVGIQIDRGQIYGLIGPNGAGKTTFFNVITGLYPPDSGDFILAGKPYKPAAVHQVAREGIARTFQNIRLFPDMTALENVMVGRHVRTKSALIGAVFRTRHFRDEERSIRDRARELLAYVGIERYADFRARTLSYGDQRRLEIARALATDPQLLALDEPAAGMNATEKLQLRELLTAIQKDGRTILIIEHDVKLVMGLCDRVTVLDYGKIIAEGVPADVQKNPKVIEAYLGAGEH encoded by the coding sequence ATGAGCGAGACTTCAGTTCTGCGCGTGAGTGGCGCATCCAAACGCTTTGGGGGCCTGCAGGCGCTCAATGATGTCGGCATCCAGATCGACCGCGGTCAGATCTATGGCCTGATCGGTCCCAATGGGGCGGGCAAGACCACGTTCTTCAATGTCATCACCGGGCTGTACCCGCCGGATTCGGGCGATTTCATCCTGGCCGGCAAGCCTTACAAACCGGCGGCTGTGCATCAGGTGGCGCGCGAGGGCATCGCGCGGACGTTCCAGAACATCCGCCTGTTCCCGGACATGACGGCACTCGAAAACGTGATGGTGGGCCGGCATGTGCGCACCAAGAGCGCGCTCATCGGCGCGGTGTTCCGCACCCGGCATTTCCGCGATGAAGAGCGGTCGATCCGGGACAGGGCACGCGAGTTGCTGGCCTATGTGGGCATCGAGCGTTATGCCGATTTCCGCGCCCGCACGCTGTCGTATGGCGACCAGCGTCGGCTGGAAATCGCCCGCGCCCTGGCGACCGATCCGCAACTGTTGGCGCTCGACGAGCCCGCGGCCGGCATGAATGCGACGGAGAAGCTCCAGTTGCGCGAACTGCTCACCGCGATCCAGAAGGATGGACGCACCATTCTCATCATCGAACACGATGTGAAGCTGGTCATGGGGCTGTGCGACCGCGTGACCGTGCTCGATTACGGCAAGATCATTGCCGAGGGCGTGCCCGCCGACGTGCAGAAAAATCCAAAAGTCATCGAAGCCTATCTGGGCGCAGGGGAGCACTGA
- a CDS encoding ABC transporter ATP-binding protein, giving the protein MSETVLKITGLRVSYGGIQAVKGVDLEVHKGELVSLIGANGAGKTTTLKAITGLQPITDGEVHYAGRTINGQGAFDLVRQGLCMVPEGRGVFTRMTIQENLQMGAYTRNDKEIDSDIDKVYGIFPRLKERRDQLAGTMSGGEQQMLAMGRALMSRPQVLLLDEPSMGLSPIMVDKIFEVVEDISKQGVTILLVEQNAKRALGLADRGYVMDSGQVTMSGPAEELLHDPRVRAAYLGE; this is encoded by the coding sequence ATGTCCGAAACCGTCCTCAAAATCACGGGCCTGCGAGTCTCTTACGGCGGTATCCAGGCGGTCAAAGGCGTCGACCTCGAAGTGCACAAGGGAGAACTGGTGAGCCTCATCGGGGCCAACGGGGCTGGCAAGACGACCACCCTCAAGGCCATCACGGGCCTGCAGCCCATCACCGACGGCGAAGTTCACTACGCGGGCCGGACCATCAATGGCCAGGGAGCCTTCGATCTGGTGCGTCAAGGTCTATGCATGGTGCCGGAGGGTCGTGGGGTATTCACCCGAATGACCATCCAGGAAAATCTGCAGATGGGCGCCTATACCCGCAACGACAAAGAGATCGACAGCGACATCGACAAGGTTTACGGCATCTTCCCGCGTCTCAAGGAACGCCGCGACCAGCTCGCCGGCACCATGTCGGGCGGCGAGCAGCAGATGCTGGCCATGGGCCGCGCGCTGATGAGTCGTCCGCAAGTGCTGCTGCTCGACGAGCCGTCGATGGGGTTGTCGCCCATCATGGTCGACAAGATCTTCGAAGTGGTCGAAGACATCTCCAAGCAGGGTGTGACCATTCTGCTGGTCGAGCAGAACGCCAAGCGCGCGCTGGGGCTGGCCGATCGCGGCTACGTCATGGATTCGGGGCAGGTGACCATGTCCGGTCCGGCCGAAGAGTTGCTGCACGACCCGCGCGTGCGCGCCGCCTATCTGGGCGAGTAA
- a CDS encoding CDP-6-deoxy-delta-3,4-glucoseen reductase, translating to MSHLVTVQPSGHQYTAESEETLLAAAIRQSVGLPYGCQDGACGSCKCRLLEGQITLGTHQLKALSEAERAQGFILACRAKALTDVVIESHEVVGAGEFPVKKMPARVSSIEHLAPDVVRVMLQLPAADPLRFRAGQYVQFLLRDGARRSYSMANAPTESPQIELHLRHMPGGKFTDHVFNAMKEKEIQRIEGPFGSFFLRDDPEHRPMIFLASGTGFAPIKAMLEQMRANADGRAVTLYWGGRKRHDLYLHDWMLQQCAAMPHLRFIPVLSEPESGWAGRTGFVHQAVMADLPDLSGHAVYACGAPVMVEAARRDFTQQCGLSEEAFFADAFTTEADKAGAKA from the coding sequence ATGAGTCATCTCGTCACCGTTCAACCCAGCGGCCATCAGTACACCGCCGAATCGGAAGAAACCCTGCTCGCCGCCGCCATCCGCCAGTCGGTCGGCCTGCCTTACGGCTGCCAGGACGGCGCCTGCGGCTCCTGCAAGTGCAGGCTGCTCGAAGGCCAGATCACCCTGGGGACCCACCAGCTCAAGGCACTGAGCGAGGCCGAGCGCGCGCAGGGCTTCATTCTCGCCTGCCGCGCCAAGGCGCTCACCGATGTGGTGATCGAAAGCCATGAGGTCGTCGGTGCGGGCGAATTTCCGGTGAAGAAGATGCCGGCCAGAGTCAGCAGCATCGAGCACCTGGCTCCCGATGTGGTGCGGGTCATGCTGCAACTGCCCGCGGCCGACCCGCTGCGCTTCCGCGCCGGGCAGTACGTTCAGTTTCTGTTGCGCGATGGCGCGCGACGCAGCTACTCGATGGCGAACGCGCCGACCGAGTCGCCTCAGATCGAACTGCATCTGCGCCACATGCCCGGCGGCAAGTTCACCGATCATGTGTTCAACGCGATGAAGGAGAAGGAGATCCAGCGCATCGAAGGGCCGTTCGGCAGTTTCTTTCTGCGTGACGACCCCGAACACAGGCCGATGATCTTTCTGGCCTCCGGCACGGGTTTCGCGCCGATCAAGGCCATGCTGGAACAGATGCGCGCCAACGCCGACGGGCGTGCCGTGACGCTCTACTGGGGCGGTCGCAAGCGACACGATCTCTACCTGCACGACTGGATGCTGCAGCAGTGCGCGGCCATGCCGCATCTTCGCTTCATTCCCGTGCTTTCAGAGCCCGAGTCTGGCTGGGCCGGGCGCACCGGATTCGTCCATCAGGCGGTGATGGCCGACCTGCCCGACCTTTCCGGGCACGCGGTCTACGCCTGCGGCGCCCCCGTGATGGTCGAAGCCGCGCGGCGCGATTTCACCCAGCAATGCGGTCTGTCCGAAGAGGCCTTCTTCGCCGACGCCTTCACCACCGAAGCCGACAAGGCTGGCGCAAAAGCCTGA